A single Pieris rapae chromosome 2, ilPieRapa1.1, whole genome shotgun sequence DNA region contains:
- the LOC111002873 gene encoding probable small nuclear ribonucleoprotein Sm D2 translates to MATTTKPRSEMTLEELSKIEEEEFSTGPLSVLTQSVKNNTQVLINCRNNKKLLGRVKAFDRHCNMVLENVKEMWTEVPRTGKGKKGKAVNKDRFISKMFLRGDSVILVLRNPLATAAGK, encoded by the exons at GGCAACAACGACAAAACCCCGTTCTGAAATGACTCTGGaagaattatcaaaaatagaagaagaagaattcAGTACAGGGCCTTTGTCTGTTCTTACAcaatccgttaaaaataatactcaaGTGCTTATTAATTGTcgtaataataagaaattgttAGGGCGCGTCAAAGCGTTTGACCGGCATTGCAATATGGTCCTTGAAAACGTTAAGGAAATGTGGACCGAAGTCCCCAGGACTGGCAAAGGCAAGAAg GGTAAAGCAGTAAATAAGGATAGATTCATCTCTAAAATGTTTCTACGTGGGGATTCTGTAATTCTAGTTTTGAGAAATCCACTGGCTACAGCAGCGGGAAAGTAA
- the LOC111002871 gene encoding disintegrin and metalloproteinase domain-containing protein 12, producing MYRCYSVFVRCLLVSLILLALTKDCVESLKLRNPAAEFRRHTLVRPLLHHARTKRQITSTKDTAGIHHPELTLNIAKGEEDYVLDLRLNDQVVAGDHVVSYQKNGETILHKPSREELNICQYRGTVRGREGSSVAISTCHGFSGIIFDGKKLMYIEPAEDNNLDSQHYIYDHSDLKSNFKCGYEGGVTSNKSYDPELMEKYTSEQNINKIRASRYKRETFEDTQVRGPFNANKLSRYVELVLVADNREFKVNGESLELVHHRFKDVANIINSVYAPLNIFIALVGIVVWSEGDEIKLEEDGDKTLTAFLHYRRDRLLRDIPNDNAHLLTQQKFKDGVVGKALKGPICTYNFSGGVATNHSNVIGLVATTIAHEMGHNFGMEHDTEADCKCPDEKCIMSPSSTSVTPTHWSSCSLRSLALSFERGMDYCLRNKPKSLYDSPTCGNGFLEPGEECDCGLIPLAACTSCCDHYTCTLRANATCAVGECCNTETCRPKSAGTVCRSADKECDLPEFCSGTSEFCPKDVYKMDATPCSDNRAYCVRGSCRTHTDQCKLLWGSTGESSDQRCYQSMNIKGDKNGNCGYRRESTSSFSPCDPQNALCGLLQCKHLNERLEFGMESVSLLSATFINNNGSILPCRTAMIDLGLSDVDPGMVPDGAKCGNNMMCLNTKCVSVEDVIANVAKKKTADCPSNCSGHGVCNSEGHCHCEPGFAPPLCALPGPGGSYDSGPATDSSLQRNFMVAMYVIFLGILPSILVILFLMYYSRQNVLHWWKKPRKTIPSPKKSSLQRRLSRSASKFASNFQNNTPNNAQAVSVHTVSNPDDMSSSLLRSDSDHSPAGNVNPSVTFFGNFKGFSLTPIDKNSENDTSTATDPKKSAKITPVHRSGSNSQNIGQLKPVLRSAPPLPIVPNTARTSPKTSPSIKRTNSSVQNRIKALMNSEKNDEVVISNPAPRPVISSPILEASTCTAKELISPLQGSKTLGPIRAAPTVPTITPDLPKRPLSMYSAGNVLQKPLPEEPKKVKEGISLNRIASFLKHDKPKEKERNPVERSHSLPKNPNHQVKVPKAVEKVALRNLLISNPILQKGIELPKGTVPVVSDSDDADDSKAFVNRAQSMRAPASQKPTLQTFASMRQAPGVPRPLSGVGRPTAPPPPLPSSEKETSIYQSPKSTEIRSTDYVDCIEEKSAPLAHIDEESSDNIYAIIEESPEKHAKNFPGVSHPIKTAPQEPPVGYNTPKPITSNSGSTESMGLLGEIVNEIQNRNFDSIYSTSTLARKKEKEKKNAQKRDSTYMNTDYKAPESVYSNSGAKSTTSSGYLHPSAVNVPTRMQEDVIEKPPSPSLKVNSKIPTFSRQVTPPGLRSTSTFKTVPSSPKVISKNIPPKITNSPDVVSSCVDTKNIKAPDVINNNKVEPPKVASKPSVAKTDNRPPLKPTPMEKKQTAKPVLKAVNSASNLKGVDKNPISRVNTKTDSVKTIADNLNKNRPKVVPKPSSLVQKTDSNVRSNSTKLVSKPSNVASLQQKFENRKSIGKEISSGKQ from the exons GAAATCCGGCGGCGGAATTTAGGCGACACACTCTAGTCAGACCATTACTGCATCATGCGAGAACTAAGCGACAGATAACGTCTACTAAGGATACG gctGGTATACACCACCCCGAATTGACGTTAAACATAGCAAAGGGAGAGGAAGACTATGTGCTGGACCTTCGGCTGAATGATCAAGTAGTTGCAGGCGATCACGTCGTCAGCTACCAGAAAAATGGGGAGACTATACTACATAAACCTAGCAGAGAG GAACTGAACATATGTCAATATAGGGGTACGGTTAGGGGCCGAGAGGGGAGTTCTGTGGCGATATCCACCTGCCATGGGTTTAGCGGAATCATATTCGACGGCAAAAAGTTGATGTACATCGAACCTGCTGAAG ATAACAATCTGGACTCCCAACACTACATATACGACCATTCGGACTTGAAGAGCAACTTCAAATGTGGCTACGAGGGCGGTGTTACCAGCAATAAAAGCTATGACCCGGAACTAATGGAGAAATATACTTCTGaacagaatattaataaaattcgaGCATCACGG TACAAACGAGAGACTTTCGAAGACACCCAAGTCCGCGGACCATTCAATGCCAACAAGCTTTCACGTTACGTTGAACTCGTGTTGGTGGCTGATAATCGTGAGTTTAAAGTCAATGGAGAGAGTCTGGAGCTGGTACACCATAGGTTCAAAGACGTTgccaatattattaattcg GTATACGCTCCCCTAAATATCTTCATAGCGCTAGTCGGTATAGTGGTCTGGAGTGAGGGAGACGAAATCAAGCTAGAGGAGGATGGTGATAAGACGTTAACTGCCTTTCTGCATTACCGACGGGATCGGCTTTTGAGGGATATACCTAATGACAACGCCCATTTGTTGAC CCAGCAGAAATTCAAGGATGGCGTAGTGGGAAAGGCGTTAAAGGGCCCGATCTGCACATACAATTTCTCTGGGGGTGTGGCCACAAACCACTCTAACGTTATAGGCCTGGTAGCGACCACCATTGCCCACGAAATGGGGCATAACTTTGGCATGGAGCATGACACGGAGGCAGATTGCAAATGCCCTGATGAAAAGTGTATTATGAGCCCTTCTAGTACATCTGTGACTCCGACGCATTGGTCCTCTTGCAGCCTTAGATCGTTGGCTTTGTCGTTTGAGAGGGGGATGGATTATTGTTTACG GAACAAGCCAAAGAGTCTCTACGATTCGCCAACATGCGGCAACGGCTTTCTCGAGCCGGGCGAAGAGTGCGACTGCGGCCTGATCCCTTTGGCCGCGTGCACGTCCTGCTGCGATCATTATACGTGCACGTTGCGAGCGAACGCTACGTGCGCGGTGGGAGAGTGTTGTAATACTGAG acttGTAGACCGAAATCAGCTGGCACAGTATGTCGCAGTGCAGACAAAGAGTGTGACCTACCCGAATTTTGTTCGGGCACTTCGGAGTTCTGCCCTAAAGACGTTTACAAGATGGATGCCACACCTTGTTCTGATAATCga gcGTACTGTGTTCGTGGTTCATGTCGTACTCATACAGACCAATGCAAGTTGCTTTGGGGTTCCACCGGGGAGAGCTCAGACCAGCGATGCTACCAATCCATGAACATTAAAGGGGATAA AAACGGAAATTGTGGGTATCGGCGAGAAAGCACGTCATCGTTCTCTCCATGTGACCCGCAGAACGCATTGTGTGGTCTACTGCAGTGCAAGCATTTAAATGAACGACTGGAGTTTGGCATGGAGTCTGTCTCGTTGCTGTCTGCGACGTTCATCAATAATAACG gCTCAATTCTACCCTGTCGCACCGCCATGATTGATCTTGGTCTCAGCGATGTTGATCCCGGGATGGTTCCGGATGGAGCCAAATGTGGAAATAATATG ATGTGTCTGAACACCAAGTGCGTCTCAGTGGAGGATGTCATAGCGAATGTGGCAAAGAAGAAAACCGCGGACTGTCCTTCCAATTGCTCCGGGCATGGAGTATGCAATTCTGAAG gTCACTGTCACTGCGAGCCCGGCTTTGCCCCACCACTTTGCGCTTTGCCCGGTCCAGGGGGCTCCTACGATTCCGGACCTGCTACTGATTCCAGTT tgcAAAGAAACTTTATGGTGGCAATGTATGTCATCTTCCTCGGAATCCTGCCGAGTATTCTGGTCATACTATTCCTTATGTACTACTCGCGACAGAACGTGCTGCACTGGTGGAAGAAACCGAGGAAAAC GATTCCATCTCCAAAAAAGTCCAGTCTGCAACGCCGGTTATCTAGAAGCGCCAGCAAATTCGCATCAAATTTCCAAAACAACACACCTAATAACGCCCAAGCTGTTAGCGTTCATACTGTTTCAAATCCAGATGATATGAGCTCATCCCTTCTACGCAGCGACTCCGATCACAGCCCTGCCGGAAACGTCAACCCCTCAGTTACCTTCTTCGGCAATTTTAAAGGCTTTTCCCTTACGCCAATAGATAAAAACAGTGAGAATGACACATCGACCGCCACGGATCCGAAGAAGAGCGCAAAAATTACTCCCGTCCATAGAAGTGGTAGCAACAGTCAAAATATTGGACAGTTAAAACCAGTGCTACGATCGGCTCCACCGTTACCGATCGTGCCAAACACTGCCCGAACAAGTCCCAAAACAAGCCCGTCGATTAAGAGAACTAATAGTTCGGTACAAAATCGCATTAAAGCGTTGATGAATTCTGAAAAGAATGACGAAGTTGTTATATCAAATCCTGCCCCGAGGCCGGTTATTTCCAGTCCCATACTTGAAGCATCGACTTGCACCGCTAAAGAACTAATTTCGCCCCTTCAAGGGTCTAAAACTTTAGGTCCAATACGCGCAGCACCAACCGTTCCAACTATCACTCCAGATTTGCCTAAAAGACCTCTTAGTATGTATTCTGCAGGAAATGTGCTGCAAAAACCATTACCAGAAGaacctaaaaaggttaaaGAAGGCATATCTTTGAATAGAATTGCATCATTCCTGAAACACGATAAGCCGAAAGAAAAAGAACGAAATCCGGTTGAAAGAAGCCATTCCTTACCAAAAAATCCGAACCATCAAGTCAAAGTGCCGAAAGCAGTAGAAAAGGTAGCTTTACGGAATTTGCTGATATCAAACCCGATTTTGCAAAAGGGTATTGAATTGCCGAAGGGTACAGTTCCTGTTGTATCTGACTCTGACGATGCTGATGACTCAAAAGCCTTCGTAAATCGAGCCCAAAGTATGCGAGCCCCGGCATCCCAGAAACCAACCTTACAGACATTTGCATCGATGAGGCAAGCACCGGGTGTACCCCGGCCCTTATCTGGAGTTGGCAGGCCTACAGCTCCACCTCCACCCTTGCCTAGTTCAGAAAAAGAAACTTCAATATATCAAAGCCCTAAATCGACCGAAATTAGATCAACAGACTATGTTGACTGCATAGAAGAAAAGTCGGCTCCTTTAGCCCATATCGACGAAGAATCCAGCGACAATATTTACGCTATAATCGAAGAGAGCCCAGAAAAACACGCGAAAAACTTTCCTGGCGTTTCTCATCCGATAAAAACGGCTCCCCAGGAACCGCCCGTCGGTTACAATACACCAAAACCTATCACTTCTAATTCTGGAAGCACGGAAAGCATGGGCTTACTCGGAGAAATAGTCAACGAAATACAAAACCGTAACTTCGACTCCATCTACTCGACGTCAACCCTTGCGAGAAAAAAGGAGAAAGAGAAGAAAAATGCACAGAAAAGAGATAGCACGTACATGAATACTGATTACAAGGCGCCAGAGAGCGTCTATAGCAATTCAGGTGCCAAGTCAACAACAAGTAGTGGTTACTTACACCCGTCAGCCGTCAATGTACCCACACGTATGCAAGAGGACGTCATAGAAAAACCACCTTCTCCCTCTTTAAAAGTGAATTCAAAAATTCCTACTTTCTCCAGACAAGTCACCCCACCGGGCCTGAGATCCACTAGTACGTTTAAAACTGTACCATCCTCGCCAAAAgtgatttcaaaaaatattcccCCAAAAATTACCAATAGTCCTGACGTTGTATCTAGTTGTGTAGATACAAAAAACATCAAAGCCCCCGATGTGATCAACAACAATAAAGTTGAACCGCCAAAAGTCGCGTCTAAACCTAGTGTAGCTAAAACTGATAATAGACCACCTTTAAAACCTACACCGATGGAGAAAAAACAGACAGCAAAACCAGTTTTAAAGGCGGTCAACTCTGCCTCTAATTTGAAAGGCGTAGACAAAAATCCAATTAGTAGGGTCAATACGAAAACAGACTCTGTTAAAACAATAGcggataatttaaataagaatcgGCCGAAAGTCGTACCGAAACCGAGTAGTTTAGTTCAAAAAACAGATTCAAATGTAAGGTCAAATTCAACGAAATTAGTGTCGAAACCGTCTAATGTTGCCAGTTTACagcaaaaatttgaaaatagaaagTCAATAGGCAAAGAAATTTCTAGTGGAAAGCAGTag